Proteins encoded within one genomic window of Solenopsis invicta isolate M01_SB chromosome 10, UNIL_Sinv_3.0, whole genome shotgun sequence:
- the LOC120358838 gene encoding uncharacterized protein LOC120358838 isoform X1, protein MTKMRKDANPNIKNVRHVFVTCTISHCLKENCALVFFPEMAKPTWTIIKFTADNTVEAVPSTWIEHSKCYWPPFKYEQIIAAIRKNVERNTCWPSYDIITFRNSTYDDYNVARQKTKKAECTSDLNSEVEDTKRKWTRNPLFVSDTCSDSDQENNAPTKQKHVKENKVVKKKIRTADSSEESDESESTLSKPPQITESINIKKSLNVSTNGVTGQNLITKVSEQTPSTSTCNLLNSNYDVCDTQINLNNVFPATTPDDGCNANYFKEIIRQQGYFRTQLWQIVDDLREMKNVITGLNLRQDQDNNQQQDIRSIYSSFDLPLKTVENIETVEQFLRTEENFKRSTTETCKIGGTSPYNFIKRSLCRLITNELAQQYSWLGTKLKKKFCNLRITKMLLAAGAEYSNSTYSEIELEKAIQKWLKRAKERYDAERKKLEAHENRRLL, encoded by the exons atgactaaaatgagaaaagatgctaatcctaatattaaaaatgttcgtCACGTGTTCGTTACGTGTACAATTAGTCACtgtctaaaagaaaattgtgctcttgttttttttccagaaaTGGCCAAACCGACGTggacaattattaaatttacagcaGATAACACTGTTGAAGCAGTACCATCAACTTGGATAGAACATAGCAAATGTTATTGGCCTCCATTTAAATATGAACAAATTATCGCTGCAATTAGAAAAAACGTGGAACGAAATACATGTTGGCCATCTTATGATATCATTACGTTTCGGAACAGCACATATG atGACTATAATGTGGCaagacaaaaaacaaaaaaggctGAATGTACATCCGATTTAAACTCAGAAGTTGaggatacaaaaagaaaatggaCAAGAAATCCGTTGTTTGTGAGTGACACCTGCAGTGATAGCGATCAGGAAAACAACGCTCCGACAAAACAGAAACACGTTAAag aGAACAAagtggtgaaaaaaaaaattaggactGCAGACTCTAGTGAAGAGTCTGACGAGTCTGAAAGCACTCTTTCAAAACCTCCGCAAATAACag aatctattaatattaagaagAGTTTAAACGTAAGCACGAATGGAGTAACcggacaaaatttaattaccaaAGTTAGCGAACAAACACCAAGTACATCAACGTGTAATTTACTAAATAGCAATTATGATGTATGCGACACAcagataaatttgaataatgtttTCCCCGCAACCACTCCAGATGATGGct gTAATGCAAactatttcaaagaaattattcgCCAGCAAGGCTACTTTCGAACTCAGTTGTGGCAGATAGTAGACGATTTGAGAGAAATGAAAAATGTCATAACCGGTTTAAATCTGCGGCAAGATCAGGATAACAACCAACAGCAGGATATAAGAtctatttattcttcttttgaTCTACCGTTaaaaactgtagaaaatatTGAGACCGTGGAGCAATTTTTAAGAACTGAAGAGAACTTTAAACGCTcg ACTACCGAAACATGTAAAATAGGAGGCACCTCTccttacaattttatcaaacgAAGTTTGTGCCGATTGATTACTAATGAACTTGCACAACAATATAGTTGGTTAGGTACTaaactcaaaaaaaaattttgtaatcttcgaattacgaaaatgttattag CTGCAGGTGCTGAATATTCTAATTCGACGTACAGTGAAATAGAACTAGAGAAGGCCATACAGAAATGGTTAAAAAGGGCTAAAGAACGATATGacgctgaaagaaaaaaacttgaaGCACATGAAAATCGCCGATTGTTGTAG
- the LOC120358838 gene encoding uncharacterized protein LOC120358838 isoform X3 — translation MAKPTWTIIKFTADNTVEAVPSTWIEHSKCYWPPFKYEQIIAAIRKNVERNTCWPSYDIITFRNSTYDDYNVARQKTKKAECTSDLNSEVEDTKRKWTRNPLFVSDTCSDSDQENNAPTKQKHVKENKVVKKKIRTADSSEESDESESTLSKPPQITESINIKKSLNVSTNGVTGQNLITKVSEQTPSTSTCNLLNSNYDVCDTQINLNNVFPATTPDDGCNANYFKEIIRQQGYFRTQLWQIVDDLREMKNVITGLNLRQDQDNNQQQDIRSIYSSFDLPLKTVENIETVEQFLRTEENFKRSTTETCKIGGTSPYNFIKRSLCRLITNELAQQYSWLGTKLKKKFCNLRITKMLLAAGAEYSNSTYSEIELEKAIQKWLKRAKERYDAERKKLEAHENRRLL, via the exons aTGGCCAAACCGACGTggacaattattaaatttacagcaGATAACACTGTTGAAGCAGTACCATCAACTTGGATAGAACATAGCAAATGTTATTGGCCTCCATTTAAATATGAACAAATTATCGCTGCAATTAGAAAAAACGTGGAACGAAATACATGTTGGCCATCTTATGATATCATTACGTTTCGGAACAGCACATATG atGACTATAATGTGGCaagacaaaaaacaaaaaaggctGAATGTACATCCGATTTAAACTCAGAAGTTGaggatacaaaaagaaaatggaCAAGAAATCCGTTGTTTGTGAGTGACACCTGCAGTGATAGCGATCAGGAAAACAACGCTCCGACAAAACAGAAACACGTTAAag aGAACAAagtggtgaaaaaaaaaattaggactGCAGACTCTAGTGAAGAGTCTGACGAGTCTGAAAGCACTCTTTCAAAACCTCCGCAAATAACag aatctattaatattaagaagAGTTTAAACGTAAGCACGAATGGAGTAACcggacaaaatttaattaccaaAGTTAGCGAACAAACACCAAGTACATCAACGTGTAATTTACTAAATAGCAATTATGATGTATGCGACACAcagataaatttgaataatgtttTCCCCGCAACCACTCCAGATGATGGct gTAATGCAAactatttcaaagaaattattcgCCAGCAAGGCTACTTTCGAACTCAGTTGTGGCAGATAGTAGACGATTTGAGAGAAATGAAAAATGTCATAACCGGTTTAAATCTGCGGCAAGATCAGGATAACAACCAACAGCAGGATATAAGAtctatttattcttcttttgaTCTACCGTTaaaaactgtagaaaatatTGAGACCGTGGAGCAATTTTTAAGAACTGAAGAGAACTTTAAACGCTcg ACTACCGAAACATGTAAAATAGGAGGCACCTCTccttacaattttatcaaacgAAGTTTGTGCCGATTGATTACTAATGAACTTGCACAACAATATAGTTGGTTAGGTACTaaactcaaaaaaaaattttgtaatcttcgaattacgaaaatgttattag CTGCAGGTGCTGAATATTCTAATTCGACGTACAGTGAAATAGAACTAGAGAAGGCCATACAGAAATGGTTAAAAAGGGCTAAAGAACGATATGacgctgaaagaaaaaaacttgaaGCACATGAAAATCGCCGATTGTTGTAG
- the LOC120358838 gene encoding uncharacterized protein LOC120358838 isoform X2 codes for MTKMRKDANPNIKNVRHVFVTCTISHCLKENCALVFFPEMAKPTWTIIKFTADNTVEAVPSTWIEHSKCYWPPFKYEQIIAAIRKNVERNTCWPSYDIITFRNSTYDDYNVARQKTKKAECTSDLNSEVEDTKRKWTRNPLFVSDTCSDSDQENNAPTKQKHVKESINIKKSLNVSTNGVTGQNLITKVSEQTPSTSTCNLLNSNYDVCDTQINLNNVFPATTPDDGCNANYFKEIIRQQGYFRTQLWQIVDDLREMKNVITGLNLRQDQDNNQQQDIRSIYSSFDLPLKTVENIETVEQFLRTEENFKRSTTETCKIGGTSPYNFIKRSLCRLITNELAQQYSWLGTKLKKKFCNLRITKMLLAAGAEYSNSTYSEIELEKAIQKWLKRAKERYDAERKKLEAHENRRLL; via the exons atgactaaaatgagaaaagatgctaatcctaatattaaaaatgttcgtCACGTGTTCGTTACGTGTACAATTAGTCACtgtctaaaagaaaattgtgctcttgttttttttccagaaaTGGCCAAACCGACGTggacaattattaaatttacagcaGATAACACTGTTGAAGCAGTACCATCAACTTGGATAGAACATAGCAAATGTTATTGGCCTCCATTTAAATATGAACAAATTATCGCTGCAATTAGAAAAAACGTGGAACGAAATACATGTTGGCCATCTTATGATATCATTACGTTTCGGAACAGCACATATG atGACTATAATGTGGCaagacaaaaaacaaaaaaggctGAATGTACATCCGATTTAAACTCAGAAGTTGaggatacaaaaagaaaatggaCAAGAAATCCGTTGTTTGTGAGTGACACCTGCAGTGATAGCGATCAGGAAAACAACGCTCCGACAAAACAGAAACACGTTAAag aatctattaatattaagaagAGTTTAAACGTAAGCACGAATGGAGTAACcggacaaaatttaattaccaaAGTTAGCGAACAAACACCAAGTACATCAACGTGTAATTTACTAAATAGCAATTATGATGTATGCGACACAcagataaatttgaataatgtttTCCCCGCAACCACTCCAGATGATGGct gTAATGCAAactatttcaaagaaattattcgCCAGCAAGGCTACTTTCGAACTCAGTTGTGGCAGATAGTAGACGATTTGAGAGAAATGAAAAATGTCATAACCGGTTTAAATCTGCGGCAAGATCAGGATAACAACCAACAGCAGGATATAAGAtctatttattcttcttttgaTCTACCGTTaaaaactgtagaaaatatTGAGACCGTGGAGCAATTTTTAAGAACTGAAGAGAACTTTAAACGCTcg ACTACCGAAACATGTAAAATAGGAGGCACCTCTccttacaattttatcaaacgAAGTTTGTGCCGATTGATTACTAATGAACTTGCACAACAATATAGTTGGTTAGGTACTaaactcaaaaaaaaattttgtaatcttcgaattacgaaaatgttattag CTGCAGGTGCTGAATATTCTAATTCGACGTACAGTGAAATAGAACTAGAGAAGGCCATACAGAAATGGTTAAAAAGGGCTAAAGAACGATATGacgctgaaagaaaaaaacttgaaGCACATGAAAATCGCCGATTGTTGTAG
- the LOC105198909 gene encoding uncharacterized protein LOC105198909, translating to MCVHDVHFSSLHLCNASVNQSIEERASCPKAKAKLSENKTFTKAATQTFLNNIFTIDTFDNKPDGILYYTGLESLEKFKLVLYSLGPAAYELKYRYNTVSNISVEDQLFITLIKLRRAIPDLGLAFMFNVSKKTIQNIVITWIYFMYCQWSEIDIWPSKDLIMYYMPSGFKQISPSTRVIVDGTEFPIVAPTNPTFKQATFSTYKNKTTLKVLVGATPSGLISYISPAYAGSVSDRAIVKRSDLIKKCDPGDSVMADRGFTVQDLLAPRQVSINIPAFLKGRTQLTGMTLLKDRKLASKRVHIERLIGLTKTYKILKTELPVCYVTLGSEIFYVCCILCNFRENIVSADA from the coding sequence ATGTGTGTGCACGATGTGCATTTCTCGTCGTTACACTTATGTAACGCAAGTGTCAATCAAAGCATCGAAGAAAGAGCATCCTGTCCTAAAGCAAAAGCTAAactttctgaaaataaaacttttactaAAGCTGCCACTCAAACCttcttgaataatatttttactatagaTACATTTGATAACAAGCCAGACGGTATACTGTACTATACTGGTCTTGAATCTTTAGAGAAAttcaaattagttttatatagtTTAGGGCCAGCAGCTTATGAGCTAAAATATCGCTATAATACGGTATCAAATATTAGTGTTGAGgatcaattatttataactcTCATTAAGTTGAGGAGAGCCATACCTGATTTAGGTTTAGCTTTCATGTTTAATGTCAGCAAAAAGACGATTCAGAATATTGTTATTACATGGATATACTTTATGTATTGTCAGTGGTCTGAAATAGACATATGGCCTAGCAAGGATCTCATAATGTATTATATGCCTTCAGGATTTAAACAGATATCTCCCTCAACTAGGGTTATAGTAGATGGAACAGAATTTCCTATCGTTGCTCCTACAAATCCTACATTTAAGCAAGCAACCTTTAGCACATACAAGAACAAAACCACATTGAAAGTATTAGTTGGTGCAACACCTAGTGGACTTATTTCCTATATTTCGCCAGCTTATGCGGGATCAGTGAGTGATAGAGCGATAGTTAAAAGAAGTGATCTTATTAAGAAGTGTGATCCTGGTGACTCTGTAATGGCTGATCGTGGATTTACCGTCCAAGATTTGTTAGCGCCAAGACAAGTATCAATAAATATTCCAGCTTTTCTAAAGGGCAGGACTCAGTTAACAGGTATGACTCTTCTTAAAGATCGCAAACTTGCCAGCAAAAGAGTCCACATAGAGAGACTCATAGGCTTAACAAAgacatacaaaattttgaaaactgaaCTTCCTGTTTGCTATGTAACTTTAGGAAGTGAAATTTTCTATGTGTGCTGTATTCTTTGTAATTTTCGAGAAAACATTGTAAGTGCAGATGCATAA